Below is a window of Desmonostoc muscorum LEGE 12446 DNA.
TCAGGATTCATTTCCTTACTGTTATTACTCAATCCAGTGATTGTTGCTATTGTTGCTTGGATACTTTTCTCAGAAAACTTGAGTGTTTTTAACTTGCTGGGACTAGCTCTAATTTTAGGGGGTATATATCTAGCAACTTCTAATAAAGAATCGATAAAATCTAATGTTAGTACCCCCATGCAGTCCCCAGCAAAAACTGAAGAGTGCTGAGTTCGACAAACCTCTCCCTAACTAAACAGGACTTACGCAAGAAACCTCTCAAACTCCTATTTCCACCGTACGCCTACGGGAAGCCGCTTTGCGTCTACAATTTTCCGTTACCTGTGCGTAAGTCCTGAAAATATTAGCCAAGGATAGCAAGGCTACTGTAATATAAATGTACTAATACAAGTACTCAAAACAGGGAGAGTAATGCTATGTCAAAAAACACGAAGGTAGTTAGGAAGTTGAAAACTGATGCTACCTGATGGTGACAATTTCATTTAGCATCACCGCCAGTGCCAACATACCTAAAATAGTCATCAATCCCGCAGGCATGAACTTACGCGTTTTAGCCAGTCTCAAGGCAAAGAATACCACTAAAACAGCAGTCACGAAGACGGCTAAAATCAAACCTTGAGTTTGTCCTTGGAGTTGGAGGTAAGCGGCAATAATTAGTAATAAACCGCTAATGCTACCACTTAGCAGTGAAACCTGACTTCTAGCTTGAATATAGCCAATAATACCACCAGCGATCGCCAATATGCCGTAAGCAAAAGCAGCGATTATACTTAAATTCATTGTTAAAACCTATGTAGATTTTGATTTTGCTGCCAAG
It encodes the following:
- a CDS encoding TMEM14 family protein, with the protein product MNLSIIAAFAYGILAIAGGIIGYIQARSQVSLLSGSISGLLLIIAAYLQLQGQTQGLILAVFVTAVLVVFFALRLAKTRKFMPAGLMTILGMLALAVMLNEIVTIR